GCGCGGCCCGCCGCACCAGATGCGCGGCGGCAGGCGGCAGCGTACCGTCGACGCGCAGTTCAGGGCCGAAAACATCGTCGAGAGCCAGCAGCGTGACGACGCGCCACCGTACCGGCAACAGGCCGAGCGGAGTTTTGGCGCCGACGGCATGCCGGACGACATTGGGGCAGCGCCAGCCCACTTCGTTGAACCACAGCGCCAGCACCGGCCGCGCGGCGGCCGGATGATCGAGCGGCGCCCAGAGGTTCGCAAGCGCCTTCTCGAACTGCTCCTGCTCGGGATTTTTACCGTTGACGCTCGCCGCGATCCGCTGCTGGGTGGCCAGCGCCGTCGCCACGAGGGCGGAATCGTGCGGCCGATCGCCCTCCCCTCCCCCATCGGTCAGAATCAGTCCGCAATAGCTGCAGACAGGCTGCGCGCGGCCTTCAAGCAGGCGAAAAGCCACGGAAAGACGCCGGTGGCACGACACGCAGTGATCGTGCAGCAACTCGCCATGAACCGGGCAGATGCAGCGTTCCGCGAGCATCCATCCGGCTCGCAAATAGCCGTCGCGCCCCGCGGATTGATCGGCAGCGAAGCAGGCGAGACAGACCGGGGTCGACCCGGTCACTGTCATCGGTGTCCATTCCGGCCCCCGGCTCGCGTACCATGATCGCGGACGTCGCGGATAGCGCCTGCTCAAAGCCAGGCGTTGCAGTCGCTCGGGGTCGACACCGCACGCCTGCGCCCACACCCTCGTCTGATCCTGTGCTAACGTCCTGTCGTCGATCGACAAGGGCGACGAATAGCAACTGCCGTCGTGGGCGAAATGACCGGCCAACTCCTGCCCCGTAAGGCCATAGCGGCACGCCACCCGCGCCATCCAGGATGACAGCAACTCGTCGCGATAGGGCCGCGGCGCGACAGGCAGACGACCCGGCCCCATCACCCGGCCGCCGCCAGCGGCATCCGCCGGCGTGCCGATTGCGTCATCGACACAAGCGGTAGCACGAGTTCGTCTCCAAAACTCAGCAGGTCGAGCCGTTCCCGTCCCGACCGGATCGCCTCCTCGGCCGCCGTTTCGATCAGCCGGAAAATCCGCGCAGTGACGCCGCTGGTGAGCATGTGGATCCGTTCACGAACCGCGGCGCTTTCGAGGTCAGAAGGCGCGCGTAGCGGCAGAATGCCGGCCAGGCTCTTCAAAAGCCGCGCCAAGGCGTGATCGTTCTTCCAGGGCTTTAGGTGAAACGCCTCGAAGCGCTCGGCGAGCTGCGCGTCGGTGAGCAAGGCCTGGCGCGCCAGATCGGTGCCGGCGCAGACCAGAGGAATCCGCAAATCGTTTGCGAGAAACCGCAGCGCATTCAGAAAAATCCGCTGTTGCCGGTAGGTTCCCGCCAGCATTCCGTTGACCTCGTCGAGCACGATCATCCTGGCGCCGACGGTGCGTAGCAGCGAACGACAGATGTCCTTCTCACGGGCAAGCGTTCCGCCGACGAGCGCCGGAGCCTGCAGACTGGCCAGCAATTCCCGATAAAGGTCGCGCTCGACCGGCTCCGAGGGTACCTGCGCCACGACGACCGGTCTGTTCGTAACGCCGGTCGACTGGCAGAAAGTGGCCGGGTGCGCGCGCTCGAACTTGCGGACGATCTTGGTCTTGCCCATGCCGGTGTCGCCATAGATCAGCAGGCAAGGCATGCGGTCGCGCGGCGGATAGGCCAGCAACGCATTCAAACGGACGAGCGCGGCTTCCGCCTGCTCAAAACCAATCCAGCGGTCTGCCTTGATCCAGGCAATGCGCTCTTCGTCAGGCAGCCCGGCAGAGCGGCGGTAGCACTCGTCGAGGTGCTCGTAGGTCCCCTCCCCTCTCACGACCATTCCTCGACGGCATAGACGGGGACCTTGCTCCAATCGATCGGCCGGTCGTCCTCAGCTTGCTTGGGCTCGTTTGGTGCGGGCGATTTGTTTGAAGCGGCAGAGCCGAGCGCGCGCTCACGCTTCTCCGCCAGCTGCCGCGCCGCCTTGGTGCGCAAGGTCGCCTCATCGACCAGTACGCGCTGGGCCTCGATGGTCTCGAAGATCAGCTGCTCGTCGACCAGCGCCAGACCGCGCTCCCGCAGGGCGGTCCGGGCGCGGCGATGCTCGCCGAGCGTGATCGGCGGGCGCCGCAGATCGGCAAAGCGGACCGGCCAGCGCATACCGTCCGGAGCACGCACGAAAACTTTCGAAAGATCGCGCGGATCGTAGGAAACGCGCAGCGGCCGATCGAGCCGGCCGGCCCAGATGCTCAGCACGTCATCCCAGTAGCGAAGACCGAACAGGTGAATGCCATCACGCCGCACCAGCCGCTCCACGCTGGGCAGGAAATCGACCATGAAACCCGCGAGATCATAGGGATGACGCACCGGCCTGACACGGCGGGCCGCGGCCTCATGCCATGCTGCAAGCGGCGGAATCCCCAGCGTTCCATGCCGATCGGCGTGATAGC
This region of Chelativorans sp. AA-79 genomic DNA includes:
- a CDS encoding TniQ family protein, which encodes MGPGRLPVAPRPYRDELLSSWMARVACRYGLTGQELAGHFAHDGSCYSSPLSIDDRTLAQDQTRVWAQACGVDPERLQRLALSRRYPRRPRSWYASRGPEWTPMTVTGSTPVCLACFAADQSAGRDGYLRAGWMLAERCICPVHGELLHDHCVSCHRRLSVAFRLLEGRAQPVCSYCGLILTDGGGEGDRPHDSALVATALATQQRIAASVNGKNPEQEQFEKALANLWAPLDHPAAARPVLALWFNEVGWRCPNVVRHAVGAKTPLGLLPVRWRVVTLLALDDVFGPELRVDGTLPPAAAHLVRRAAPRQIRLSSSSRRSHVQQQRSAAEYERLARQILADPR
- a CDS encoding TniB family NTP-binding protein, coding for MVVRGEGTYEHLDECYRRSAGLPDEERIAWIKADRWIGFEQAEAALVRLNALLAYPPRDRMPCLLIYGDTGMGKTKIVRKFERAHPATFCQSTGVTNRPVVVAQVPSEPVERDLYRELLASLQAPALVGGTLAREKDICRSLLRTVGARMIVLDEVNGMLAGTYRQQRIFLNALRFLANDLRIPLVCAGTDLARQALLTDAQLAERFEAFHLKPWKNDHALARLLKSLAGILPLRAPSDLESAAVRERIHMLTSGVTARIFRLIETAAEEAIRSGRERLDLLSFGDELVLPLVSMTQSARRRMPLAAAG
- a CDS encoding Mu transposase C-terminal domain-containing protein, which gives rise to MMGAVHLLPGTTFSDIDERGGYDSDANAAMTLDELERWMALEITRYHADRHGTLGIPPLAAWHEAAARRVRPVRHPYDLAGFMVDFLPSVERLVRRDGIHLFGLRYWDDVLSIWAGRLDRPLRVSYDPRDLSKVFVRAPDGMRWPVRFADLRRPPITLGEHRRARTALRERGLALVDEQLIFETIEAQRVLVDEATLRTKAARQLAEKRERALGSAASNKSPAPNEPKQAEDDRPIDWSKVPVYAVEEWS